The proteins below are encoded in one region of Methylophilales bacterium:
- the dxr gene encoding 1-deoxy-D-xylulose-5-phosphate reductoisomerase, translated as MKIISILGSTGSIGKSTLSVINLHPERFKVFALGGFNNIDLLLEQTIKFKPSYIVTKDLPSKKLLIDKLKDTKLGTKVLFGEAGYNFIASHEDVTTVMAAITGSAGLISTIEAAKSGKQILLANKESMVMAGKLINKICLENNASLIPVDSEHNAIFQVLQSKNDSQEIKKIILTASGGPFRSHNLKSLKKVTVEEALNHPNWKMGKKISIDSATMMNKGLEVIEASHLFRLNMDKIEVVMHPQSIIHSFVEFIDGSSLSQLGSPDMRVPIAYALSYPDRIFSGVDGVLLDKLPNLEFFKPNLDIFPCLDLAYQCLAEGDVHCIYLNAANEVAVEAFLSEKINFTQISVLIEKTLFKAESIAINSVKHILEIDNLARMESNKILNNFF; from the coding sequence ATTAGGTGGCTTTAATAATATTGATCTATTGTTAGAGCAAACAATTAAATTTAAACCAAGTTATATTGTTACTAAAGATTTACCATCAAAAAAACTATTGATTGATAAGCTCAAAGATACAAAATTAGGAACTAAAGTTTTATTTGGTGAAGCAGGGTACAACTTTATAGCATCTCATGAAGATGTAACAACAGTAATGGCTGCTATTACTGGAAGCGCTGGTTTAATTTCTACAATTGAAGCTGCAAAGAGTGGCAAACAAATTTTATTAGCAAATAAAGAATCTATGGTTATGGCAGGAAAGCTAATAAATAAGATTTGTTTAGAAAATAACGCATCATTAATTCCTGTAGATAGCGAACATAACGCTATTTTTCAAGTACTACAATCTAAAAACGACTCTCAAGAGATAAAAAAAATTATTTTAACTGCATCAGGAGGCCCATTTAGAAGTCATAATCTTAAGAGCCTAAAAAAGGTAACAGTTGAGGAAGCCTTAAATCATCCTAATTGGAAAATGGGGAAGAAGATTTCAATTGATTCAGCAACAATGATGAATAAGGGACTTGAGGTTATTGAAGCTTCACATCTTTTTAGACTTAATATGGATAAAATAGAAGTTGTTATGCACCCACAAAGTATTATTCATTCATTTGTTGAGTTTATTGACGGAAGCTCACTTAGTCAACTTGGTAGTCCTGATATGAGGGTTCCTATAGCCTATGCGCTTAGCTATCCAGACAGAATTTTCTCTGGTGTGGATGGTGTTTTGCTTGATAAATTACCAAATCTTGAGTTTTTTAAGCCTAATTTAGACATATTTCCATGCCTAGATCTTGCTTATCAATGTTTGGCTGAAGGTGACGTGCATTGTATTTACTTAAATGCGGCTAATGAGGTTGCTGTTGAGGCCTTTTTATCAGAAAAAATAAATTTCACACAAATTTCAGTATTAATTGAAAAAACACTTTTCAAAGCTGAATCTATAGCTATAAATTCAGTTAAACATATTCTTGAGATCGATAATTTAGCGAGAATGGAATCAAATAAAATTTTAAATAATTTCTTTTAA